A single Prevotella sp. E15-22 DNA region contains:
- a CDS encoding lamin tail domain-containing protein: protein MWNSALTFAIVINELMASNAGSVMSPAVNFDSWIELYNPTEQTINLAGMYLSNNENNLTRWQMPNNIGTLPAKGHLVVWLGSNDIKSNQAPFKLNCDGGSIFLSDQNGQLITSMQYPQAKSRTAYARTTDGGEEWGWTATPTPGESNAKAQYASERLDAPVVDQGSQLFNGSLNIKVTIPEGTKLMYTTDGSLPVSLDGMDPWTNRVKNSSCEGSDASCFLCHDGNTTGNVNRITDGVGIDGSRGIKVHSVANASSDRTTQFFVYTPDHTWKTGEKFRFHMKVRADHPTTITNIAQKKPGQTLVNNILGGEFQVTTDWKDFVYEGTLTKEQAGEKEEWDWWNTTITYSLQTIAFNLNKKKDTDNNFYFDEIYWEVMDDNVSSQESTTGEFTISQTTNLTFRLFRDGYLPSVPVTRSYIRTSNNYTLPIISIVGNQKYFTDPKIGLDCDGDGTNGKTGNGQDTPKNYNMDWDRPVNFSYLSPDGKMLFNQDVNISVSGGWTRAQSKRSFKLKSNKIFDGQNRFDYSFFPQKPYIRNKTLLVRNGGNDMYTHNARFMDPALETIIQRSGIDLDVQSYVPVIEYVNGQLRGVLNLREPNNANFAYANWGYVDEELDAFENMQMKNGNDSVINRIFELGSNATNDAAYEELKTLLDIDEFTNYMAVTMFLDNDDWPNNNIKAYRSRNDGRYRFVSFDLDYAFALRNFNKDNDDPFKYFVRFKDADKVYNEDNKNREIVRLFLNLLGREDYRRKFTDTFCLVGGSVFEPTRAGKIVDELLANVKAMCQLMQQQGITDGHEPSRTASTIKTKLKGRAKKMATSMKNFSYLNLKNTTAQNVILSTDTEGATLLVNDIEVPYADFNGYLFAPVELTAKAPAGYRFAGWKKGSEQYANESTITLPSDATVQLTATFVPLSDNERKAQGFTPVCVNEVSAANSVFVNELFKRNDWVELYNNTDQAIDVEGMYLSDNADKPTKYQIVKTDGVETIIQPHDYLIIWCDKLEPQSLLHASFKLAAEGGDVLLSADDQSWTSRLTYAAHNGDQTVGRYPDGGNSVYVMNIPTIAKANIMSSYATIVGQTIGANGISDMMAQQSDAEQTYDLKGQAVQGNLKPGIYIRNGKKILIK, encoded by the coding sequence ATGTGGAATAGCGCATTGACCTTTGCCATTGTCATCAACGAACTCATGGCATCAAACGCTGGCTCAGTGATGAGCCCCGCTGTCAACTTCGACAGTTGGATTGAGTTGTATAACCCGACAGAACAAACCATCAACCTTGCAGGTATGTATCTCAGTAACAACGAGAACAACCTGACACGTTGGCAAATGCCCAATAACATAGGCACCCTCCCTGCCAAAGGCCATCTCGTCGTTTGGCTCGGCTCCAACGACATCAAGAGCAACCAGGCACCTTTTAAACTGAACTGCGACGGAGGTTCCATCTTCCTGAGTGACCAGAACGGCCAGCTTATCACCAGCATGCAATATCCACAGGCAAAGAGTCGCACGGCCTATGCCCGCACCACCGACGGTGGCGAGGAATGGGGATGGACTGCCACCCCTACCCCTGGAGAATCGAACGCCAAGGCCCAATATGCCTCAGAGCGCCTCGATGCCCCAGTGGTTGACCAAGGCAGTCAGCTCTTCAACGGCTCGCTCAATATCAAGGTCACCATCCCCGAAGGCACCAAACTGATGTATACCACCGATGGCAGTCTGCCCGTTTCTCTGGACGGAATGGATCCTTGGACAAACCGCGTAAAGAACAGCAGCTGCGAAGGCAGCGATGCCTCGTGCTTTCTTTGTCACGACGGCAACACCACGGGCAATGTGAACCGCATCACCGACGGTGTGGGTATCGACGGATCACGTGGTATCAAGGTACACTCTGTGGCCAATGCCAGCAGCGACCGTACCACCCAGTTCTTCGTCTATACCCCAGACCACACCTGGAAGACGGGCGAGAAGTTCCGTTTCCACATGAAGGTGCGTGCCGATCATCCCACCACCATCACCAATATCGCCCAGAAGAAACCTGGTCAGACCCTCGTCAATAACATTCTGGGGGGCGAGTTTCAGGTGACCACAGACTGGAAGGACTTCGTCTATGAAGGCACCCTTACCAAAGAACAGGCCGGCGAGAAGGAGGAATGGGACTGGTGGAACACTACCATCACCTACTCGCTTCAGACCATTGCCTTCAATCTGAACAAGAAGAAGGACACGGACAATAACTTCTATTTCGACGAGATCTATTGGGAAGTCATGGACGACAACGTCAGCAGTCAGGAGAGCACCACTGGCGAGTTCACCATCTCGCAGACCACCAACCTCACCTTCCGTTTGTTCCGCGACGGTTATCTGCCCAGTGTTCCCGTTACTCGCAGCTATATCCGTACCAGCAACAACTACACGCTACCAATTATCAGCATTGTTGGCAATCAGAAGTACTTCACCGACCCCAAGATTGGACTTGACTGCGACGGTGATGGTACTAACGGAAAGACAGGAAACGGTCAGGACACCCCCAAGAACTACAACATGGACTGGGACCGCCCTGTGAACTTCAGCTATCTGAGTCCTGACGGAAAGATGCTCTTCAATCAGGATGTCAACATCAGTGTCTCGGGTGGTTGGACACGTGCCCAGTCAAAGCGTTCGTTCAAGTTGAAGAGTAACAAGATCTTCGACGGTCAAAACCGCTTCGACTATAGTTTCTTCCCACAGAAGCCCTATATTCGCAACAAAACGCTTCTGGTGCGCAATGGCGGCAATGACATGTACACCCACAACGCTCGTTTCATGGATCCTGCCTTGGAGACTATCATCCAGCGCTCGGGCATAGACCTCGACGTGCAGTCGTATGTGCCTGTCATCGAATATGTCAACGGTCAGCTGCGTGGTGTACTGAACCTGCGTGAGCCCAACAACGCCAACTTTGCCTATGCTAACTGGGGCTATGTTGACGAAGAACTCGATGCTTTTGAGAACATGCAGATGAAGAATGGCAATGACTCTGTCATCAACCGCATCTTCGAACTGGGCAGCAACGCCACCAATGATGCCGCCTACGAAGAGTTGAAGACCCTGCTCGACATCGATGAGTTCACCAATTATATGGCTGTCACGATGTTCCTCGACAATGATGACTGGCCCAACAACAATATCAAGGCTTATCGCAGTCGCAACGACGGCCGTTACCGCTTCGTCAGCTTCGACCTCGACTATGCTTTCGCCCTGCGCAACTTCAACAAAGACAACGACGACCCATTCAAGTATTTCGTCCGTTTCAAGGACGCCGACAAGGTGTATAACGAGGACAACAAGAACCGCGAGATTGTGCGTCTCTTCCTCAACCTCCTGGGGCGTGAGGACTACCGCCGCAAGTTCACCGACACTTTTTGTTTGGTGGGCGGCAGCGTCTTCGAGCCCACCCGTGCCGGAAAGATTGTCGATGAGCTGCTGGCCAATGTCAAGGCCATGTGCCAACTGATGCAGCAACAGGGTATCACCGACGGTCATGAACCCAGCAGGACTGCCAGCACCATCAAGACCAAGCTGAAGGGACGTGCCAAGAAGATGGCTACCAGCATGAAGAACTTCTCGTACCTGAATCTGAAGAATACGACTGCTCAGAACGTCATTCTGAGCACTGACACTGAGGGGGCCACCCTCCTTGTCAACGATATAGAGGTGCCTTACGCCGATTTCAACGGCTATCTTTTTGCGCCCGTCGAGTTGACAGCCAAGGCACCTGCCGGCTATCGCTTTGCTGGCTGGAAAAAAGGCAGCGAACAGTATGCCAACGAGAGCACCATCACCCTACCCTCAGATGCTACTGTCCAGTTGACCGCCACCTTTGTACCACTCAGCGACAATGAACGTAAAGCACAGGGATTTACACCTGTCTGTGTCAACGAGGTGAGTGCTGCCAACAGCGTCTTCGTCAACGAGCTCTTCAAACGCAACGACTGGGTTGAGCTGTATAACAACACTGACCAGGCCATTGATGTAGAGGGCATGTATTTGAGCGACAATGCCGATAAGCCAACGAAATATCAGATTGTGAAGACCGACGGCGTGGAAACCATCATCCAACCACACGACTATCTGATTATCTGGTGCGATAAGCTGGAGCCTCAGTCACTGTTGCATGCCTCTTTCAAACTGGCTGCCGAGGGAGGTGACGTGCTTCTTAGCGCCGATGACCAGTCGTGGACCAGCAGACTCACCTATGCCGCCCACAATGGTGATCAGACCGTAGGCCGCTATCCCGACGGTGGCAATAGTGTCTATGTGATGAACATCCCCACCATTGCCAAGGCCAATATCATGAGCAGCTATGCCACCATCGTGGGACAAACCATCGGAGCCAATGGCATCAGCGACATGATGGCACAGCAGTCAGATGCTGAGCAGACCTACGACCTGAAGGGTCAGGCTGTGCAGGGCAACCTGAAGCCTGGCATCTACATCAGAAATGGAAAGAAAATTTTGATTAAATAA
- a CDS encoding S46 family peptidase encodes MKKLFLLLVTFQFSLLTSHADEGMWTLYNLPNAVYEQMKGYGYQLPYEKLYQADDAIMKAVVNFSGYCSGVVVSPDGLVFTNHHCGFEAIRSHSTVEHDYMLNGFYAKTYADELPNKDMFVSFMVEQKDITDQLMAQGFDKMSNDRRSEFLDSIENAMSKDVKAQDSTLRLEIKPFYEGNRYFATTYRDFTDLRLVFAIPKSMGKFGGETDNWMWPRQTCDFSVFRIYADPKTNGPAAYSKDNVPYHPKHWARVSDEGYQDGTFSMTMGYPGSTNRYLSSFGIKERYEENAIRAQIRGIKQEVMKRHMDASEAVRIKYDSKYAQSSNYWKNSLGMNKCIDSIGLIQQKELFEAKIKEWMDSTGLLMTQLNFDQMKRLYAKRLATSKAYMYFAETFSRTDELSKRALKAHNGISPKGKGKRQYITFDDNSETWDYDTDRETLGTLLKNYREKVTDAKYLPEFYQTIDKSFGGDCQKYADYLYSKSKVLKKGARLYPNKKSFMKDPAIMFGLDLTELYMNLRSEFKEVVDSIDLQERYLCAAKLRMEEDLPHYSDANFTMRLSYGQVKEYKLGGVSSGYQTKAPSIVKKMKMGESFEDYKVEPEMIDLLESAGDMPLCFLTTNDITGGNSGSPMFDGKNRLIGLAFDGNWDSLSSDLFFDSQLARCIGVDIRYVLFMMDKWGHADRLIDEIKK; translated from the coding sequence ATGAAAAAATTATTTCTATTACTCGTCACATTTCAATTCTCACTTCTCACATCTCATGCTGATGAGGGCATGTGGACCCTTTACAACCTGCCCAACGCTGTATATGAGCAGATGAAGGGCTATGGTTATCAGTTGCCCTACGAAAAGCTGTATCAGGCTGACGATGCCATCATGAAGGCCGTGGTTAACTTCTCGGGCTACTGCTCGGGCGTGGTTGTGAGTCCTGACGGACTGGTATTCACCAACCACCACTGTGGCTTCGAGGCCATCCGTTCGCATTCTACTGTGGAGCACGACTACATGCTGAATGGTTTCTATGCCAAGACCTATGCCGACGAGCTGCCCAACAAGGACATGTTTGTGAGCTTCATGGTGGAACAGAAGGACATCACCGACCAACTCATGGCTCAGGGCTTTGACAAGATGAGCAACGACCGTCGCTCGGAATTTCTCGATTCCATCGAGAATGCCATGTCGAAGGACGTGAAGGCACAGGACTCTACCCTGCGTCTGGAGATTAAGCCTTTCTACGAGGGCAACCGCTATTTCGCCACCACCTATCGCGACTTCACCGACCTGCGTCTGGTGTTCGCCATTCCTAAGTCGATGGGTAAGTTCGGTGGTGAGACTGACAACTGGATGTGGCCACGCCAGACCTGCGACTTCTCGGTGTTCCGTATCTATGCCGACCCAAAGACCAACGGTCCTGCTGCCTACTCGAAGGACAACGTGCCTTATCACCCCAAGCACTGGGCTCGCGTGTCGGACGAGGGCTATCAGGATGGCACCTTCTCAATGACCATGGGTTATCCTGGCAGCACTAACCGTTATCTGTCAAGCTTCGGCATCAAGGAGCGCTACGAGGAGAACGCTATCCGTGCTCAGATCCGTGGCATCAAACAGGAGGTGATGAAGCGCCATATGGATGCCTCGGAGGCCGTACGCATCAAGTACGACTCGAAATATGCACAGTCGTCAAACTACTGGAAGAACTCGCTCGGCATGAACAAATGTATCGATTCCATCGGTCTGATTCAGCAGAAGGAGCTCTTCGAGGCAAAGATTAAGGAATGGATGGACAGCACAGGTTTGCTGATGACCCAACTGAACTTCGACCAGATGAAGCGCCTCTATGCCAAGCGTCTGGCGACCAGCAAGGCGTATATGTACTTTGCCGAGACGTTCAGTCGTACCGACGAACTGTCGAAGCGTGCTTTGAAAGCCCACAACGGCATCTCGCCCAAAGGTAAAGGCAAGCGCCAGTATATCACGTTCGATGATAACAGCGAGACCTGGGACTATGATACCGACCGCGAGACGCTGGGCACGCTGCTGAAGAACTATCGCGAAAAGGTGACCGATGCCAAGTACCTGCCCGAATTCTACCAGACCATTGACAAGTCATTTGGCGGCGATTGCCAGAAGTATGCCGACTACCTATACAGCAAGTCGAAGGTCCTGAAGAAGGGTGCACGTCTCTATCCCAACAAGAAGTCGTTCATGAAGGACCCCGCCATCATGTTTGGCCTCGACCTTACTGAGTTGTACATGAACCTGCGTAGCGAGTTTAAGGAGGTGGTTGACAGCATCGACCTGCAGGAGCGTTACCTCTGCGCTGCTAAGTTGCGCATGGAGGAAGACCTGCCTCACTACAGCGATGCGAACTTCACCATGCGCTTGAGCTACGGTCAGGTGAAGGAGTACAAACTGGGTGGTGTATCGTCTGGTTATCAGACCAAGGCTCCCAGCATCGTGAAGAAGATGAAAATGGGCGAATCCTTCGAGGATTATAAGGTGGAGCCCGAGATGATTGACCTACTGGAGAGCGCTGGCGACATGCCGCTCTGCTTCCTCACCACCAACGACATCACTGGTGGAAACAGTGGTAGCCCAATGTTCGACGGCAAGAACCGCCTTATCGGTCTGGCCTTCGACGGCAACTGGGACTCACTGTCGAGCGACCTCTTCTTCGACTCGCAACTGGCACGCTGCATTGGTGTCGACATCCGCTATGTCCTCTTTATGATGGACAAGTGGGGCCACGCTGACCGATTGATCGATGAGATCAAGAAATAG
- a CDS encoding retropepsin-like aspartic protease: MNKWLIILLSLLCIDADAQQALYSKKLVLSERNFADSIGIEWERNQVYVPVQINGRNYRFLLDTGAAQSVVYADTPIDGCQAAGYIRSHDATGAMDTVPMVILPPMTLGRLTISRCQATIQQRPIRMPGVDGILGFNLINSGLLAKIDVYRRLLVLTDRKKHFKEEKGIDMPYKLRYHVPYLDVNPFGRYHEMTLFDTGSRHLYVMNRTSFNRCADMTGSLIDSQVEGRSMGRHAIGHFGVEPLNEVVFLCLSNLHVGRYTLHNLHTLTSQGESHLGAQLLTYGAMIINPKKKRMTLLPYNGQQADSVNNRQLDIAFVSELGRPCVGLVWEQGEPYRLGFRQGDIITKINDSIVRDFSQFISWPFIIGREYRFTVRGLYGETKEIRWVRIK; the protein is encoded by the coding sequence ATGAACAAATGGTTGATCATACTACTGAGCCTGCTGTGCATCGATGCCGATGCGCAGCAGGCTCTTTACTCTAAGAAGCTCGTCCTGTCGGAACGGAATTTTGCCGATTCCATCGGGATTGAATGGGAACGCAATCAGGTATACGTGCCCGTTCAGATAAACGGCAGGAACTATCGTTTTCTGTTGGACACAGGCGCAGCCCAGTCGGTGGTCTATGCCGACACGCCCATCGACGGCTGTCAGGCGGCAGGCTATATCCGCTCGCACGATGCCACTGGTGCCATGGACACGGTGCCCATGGTGATTCTGCCACCTATGACTTTAGGACGCCTCACCATCAGCCGCTGTCAAGCCACGATACAACAACGTCCTATAAGAATGCCAGGCGTTGACGGCATTCTGGGGTTCAACCTCATTAACAGCGGACTACTGGCAAAGATAGACGTCTATCGTCGTCTCCTTGTCCTCACCGACCGCAAGAAGCACTTTAAAGAGGAGAAGGGTATCGACATGCCCTATAAGTTGCGCTACCACGTGCCTTATCTGGATGTCAACCCCTTTGGCCGCTACCATGAGATGACGCTTTTCGACACTGGAAGTCGCCACCTTTACGTGATGAACCGTACGAGCTTTAACCGCTGCGCCGACATGACTGGCTCGCTCATCGACTCGCAGGTGGAAGGACGTAGCATGGGGCGTCACGCCATTGGTCATTTTGGTGTAGAGCCATTGAATGAAGTTGTTTTTCTATGTCTGAGCAACCTGCACGTGGGCCGCTACACCCTCCATAACCTCCACACGTTAACCTCCCAAGGCGAGTCGCACCTTGGTGCCCAATTATTAACCTACGGCGCCATGATTATCAATCCCAAGAAAAAACGTATGACCCTGTTGCCATACAACGGACAGCAGGCCGACAGTGTGAACAACCGCCAACTGGACATCGCCTTTGTGTCGGAGTTAGGTCGGCCCTGCGTCGGACTTGTATGGGAGCAAGGTGAGCCTTATCGGTTGGGGTTCCGACAAGGCGACATCATCACAAAAATCAATGATTCCATCGTAAGAGACTTCTCTCAGTTTATTTCCTGGCCATTCATCATCGGCCGCGAATATCGCTTCACAGTGCGTGGGCTCTATGGTGAGACAAAGGAGATACGATGGGTGAGAATAAAATAA